The Desulfomonile tiedjei genome contains a region encoding:
- the dnaN gene encoding DNA polymerase III subunit beta — MLFEIERDALVEGLSKTVPITEKRSPLPILSQILMDSNNAELVLTATDLEVGLQMRYNCDVKEAGSVTVPAKKIYEIVRELPSGPLSVHLIEGSRVKIVSGRSEFHLAGMDPSDYPAWPAFDDIETAPIQAATLTHMIDKTIFASSSDDSRFNLNGVLFEQAEDTTRLVATDGHRLAMINQKIAVPFTSKVLVPKKGLQELRRLLENLKDEISMGFEKKNLFVKTDQFMMTVRLIDGDYPDYRKVIPEAGDRVVKANRVNMTQSLRKVAVLTSERNRGINVQVNPGSLEVTATHPDLGTARDIIEVDYQGEGFEVIVNVTYLMESLAAVDTDIVSIEYHKEGAPIVIRPDPAKEYFNLVMPMRK, encoded by the coding sequence ATGCTTTTTGAAATAGAACGAGACGCTTTGGTCGAGGGGCTGTCCAAAACAGTGCCCATAACGGAGAAAAGATCGCCTTTGCCAATTTTATCGCAGATCCTCATGGACTCGAACAATGCTGAACTCGTCCTCACTGCCACCGATCTGGAAGTCGGGTTGCAGATGAGGTATAATTGTGATGTTAAGGAAGCGGGGTCAGTGACGGTCCCAGCGAAAAAAATATATGAGATAGTCAGGGAATTGCCTTCAGGACCGCTTTCGGTACACCTCATCGAGGGAAGTAGAGTCAAGATCGTATCGGGACGAAGCGAATTCCATCTGGCCGGCATGGACCCGTCGGATTATCCGGCCTGGCCAGCCTTTGACGATATAGAGACAGCGCCTATCCAAGCGGCCACTCTGACACATATGATAGACAAGACCATTTTCGCTTCATCCAGTGATGATTCCAGGTTCAATCTCAACGGGGTCCTTTTCGAACAGGCTGAAGATACGACGCGACTGGTAGCCACGGACGGGCATCGTCTGGCAATGATCAACCAGAAGATAGCCGTGCCCTTCACGTCCAAGGTTCTAGTGCCCAAGAAAGGGCTTCAGGAGTTGCGGAGATTGTTGGAAAACCTGAAGGACGAGATCTCTATGGGGTTCGAGAAGAAAAATCTGTTCGTGAAAACGGATCAGTTTATGATGACGGTTCGGCTTATTGACGGCGACTATCCGGATTATCGAAAAGTAATCCCAGAAGCGGGCGATAGAGTGGTCAAGGCGAACCGCGTCAATATGACGCAGAGTCTTAGAAAAGTGGCTGTCTTGACTTCGGAACGCAATAGGGGCATAAATGTTCAAGTGAATCCGGGAAGCCTGGAGGTCACGGCAACTCATCCGGATCTGGGTACGGCTAGAGACATCATTGAAGTGGATTACCAGGGGGAGGGTTTTGAGGTCATAGTTAATGTGACTTATTTGATGGAATCTCTGGCTGCGGTAGATACAGACATCGTATCTATTGAATATCACAAGGAAGGCGCTCCTATTGTTATTCGTCCTGATCCTGCCAAAGAATACTTCAATCTGGTAATGCCTATGCGCAAGTAG
- the gyrB gene encoding DNA topoisomerase (ATP-hydrolyzing) subunit B — protein sequence MQDQHYGAEQIKVLEGLEAVRNTPGMYIGNTGSEGLHQLVWEVIDNAVDEALAGYCQNISVTVHLDSSVTIEDDGRGIPTEVHPTEGIPAAEVVMTMLHAGGKFDSNTYKVSGGLHGVGVSVVNALSEVLKLEIRRGGQAFKQIYRRGKKDTELEVTGTTKRNGTKITFKADEQIFGGTELIYEIISARLRELAFLNKGLRISYEDERSQKPPVEFEYEGGIVSFVEHLNRAKKTMETKPIYIFGEKDNNFVECAIQYNDGYSETVFTYCNNINTFEGGTHLSGFRAALTRTVNQYASAKGLLKNGKTQLSVSGEDLREGLTAVLSVRMLNPQFDSQTKSKLGNMDIKGIVEQLINEKLSEYLEENPQTAKWIIHKAMEASRAREAARKARELTRRKSALEMSSLPGKLADCQERDPAGAELFIVEGESAGGSAKQGRDRKTQAILPLKGKILNVEKARFDKIVQSQEIRTLITALGTGIGEEDFDISKIRYHKVIIMTDADVDGSHIRTLIMTFFFRQMKEVINRGYLYFAQPPLFKVKKGKQEFYVKDESSLDDIILNKGIENLKIRTKEGEVLEGAQLINTVKSLMRMEKILDVFERKNMERLVLKAFVREGLSPDSFDDYERSAQLAQRILRRIETTYPELLPVNVNIIKDEEESKYCIEVMSHRNGLSRRTVIDFDLTESPSFGEIASVMQKVSSVGEPPFGLQIDDKTLQVPSFSGLVDVIIEHGRKNLNIQRYKGLGEMNAEQLWETTMNPENRKILQVAIEDAVKADEIFSTLMGDQVEPRREFIEKNALNVVNLDY from the coding sequence GTGCAAGACCAACATTACGGCGCTGAACAAATAAAAGTGCTGGAGGGCTTGGAAGCGGTCCGCAATACGCCTGGAATGTACATTGGCAATACAGGCTCGGAAGGACTGCACCAATTAGTCTGGGAAGTCATAGACAATGCAGTGGACGAGGCCCTGGCCGGATATTGTCAGAATATTTCCGTGACCGTTCATCTGGATTCGTCTGTGACAATAGAAGACGACGGCCGGGGCATACCCACGGAAGTCCATCCGACTGAAGGAATCCCCGCGGCCGAAGTAGTAATGACAATGCTTCACGCAGGCGGCAAGTTCGATAGCAATACCTACAAGGTCTCCGGCGGACTCCACGGGGTAGGGGTTTCGGTGGTCAATGCCTTGTCGGAAGTGCTCAAATTAGAGATCCGCCGGGGAGGCCAGGCGTTTAAACAAATCTACCGGAGAGGCAAGAAAGATACGGAGCTTGAGGTCACCGGAACCACTAAGAGAAACGGTACGAAGATAACCTTCAAGGCGGATGAACAGATATTCGGTGGTACCGAATTGATCTATGAGATAATATCTGCAAGGCTGCGTGAGCTGGCCTTCCTCAATAAAGGGTTGAGGATAAGTTACGAGGATGAACGCTCGCAAAAACCGCCGGTAGAGTTTGAATACGAAGGAGGAATTGTTTCATTCGTCGAGCATCTGAACCGGGCTAAAAAGACCATGGAAACCAAACCAATTTATATCTTCGGGGAAAAGGATAATAATTTTGTCGAGTGTGCCATACAATATAATGACGGTTACTCTGAAACGGTCTTTACGTACTGCAACAATATAAATACTTTTGAGGGAGGCACTCACCTTTCGGGATTCAGGGCCGCGCTTACGAGGACGGTCAATCAATATGCCAGCGCTAAAGGCCTCCTGAAAAACGGCAAGACTCAACTCAGTGTATCCGGAGAAGACCTGAGAGAAGGCCTCACAGCGGTCTTGAGCGTACGTATGCTCAATCCCCAGTTCGACAGTCAGACCAAGTCGAAATTGGGCAATATGGACATAAAGGGAATAGTAGAGCAACTCATAAACGAAAAGCTTTCTGAATATCTGGAAGAGAACCCACAGACAGCCAAATGGATCATTCACAAGGCTATGGAAGCCAGCAGGGCAAGAGAAGCCGCTCGCAAAGCCCGAGAATTGACTCGGAGGAAAAGCGCCCTGGAAATGTCTTCTTTGCCCGGAAAGCTGGCAGACTGTCAGGAGAGGGACCCGGCAGGAGCAGAGTTGTTCATCGTGGAAGGCGAGTCAGCCGGAGGATCGGCTAAACAAGGTCGAGATCGTAAAACCCAAGCTATTCTACCACTTAAGGGCAAAATTCTAAACGTGGAAAAAGCCCGTTTCGATAAGATAGTGCAGAGCCAAGAAATACGAACACTAATCACGGCCTTGGGAACCGGTATCGGCGAAGAAGATTTTGACATTTCAAAGATCCGGTATCACAAGGTAATCATTATGACCGACGCGGATGTGGACGGATCGCATATTCGAACTCTCATAATGACTTTCTTCTTCCGGCAGATGAAGGAAGTAATTAACCGAGGTTATTTGTATTTCGCGCAGCCGCCGCTTTTCAAGGTAAAAAAGGGCAAGCAAGAATTCTACGTGAAGGATGAGAGTTCCCTGGATGACATAATACTCAATAAGGGGATCGAGAATCTTAAAATCCGGACAAAAGAAGGGGAAGTACTCGAAGGAGCGCAGCTCATTAACACCGTCAAAAGCCTGATGCGAATGGAAAAAATCCTGGACGTGTTTGAACGAAAGAACATGGAGCGACTGGTGCTGAAGGCCTTTGTGCGGGAGGGCTTGAGTCCGGATTCCTTTGACGACTATGAGCGATCCGCGCAGTTAGCTCAGCGCATTCTAAGACGGATAGAGACGACCTACCCCGAGCTTCTTCCAGTCAACGTGAATATAATCAAAGATGAGGAAGAGTCCAAATACTGTATCGAAGTTATGTCTCATCGCAACGGGTTGAGCCGTAGAACCGTCATTGATTTCGATCTGACGGAATCCCCGTCATTCGGTGAAATAGCATCTGTCATGCAAAAGGTTTCTTCCGTCGGTGAACCGCCATTTGGACTTCAGATAGATGATAAGACTCTGCAAGTACCATCTTTCTCCGGATTGGTAGATGTTATAATTGAGCACGGCCGCAAGAACCTCAACATACAAAGGTACAAAGGCTTGGGCGAAATGAATGCAGAGCAGTTGTGGGAAACCACCATGAACCCCGAGAACAGGAAGATTCTGCAGGTGGCCATCGAAGATGCGGTCAAGGCAGATGAGATTTTTTCAACCCTGATGGGGGATCAGGTGGAACCGCGGCGGGAATTTATAGAGAAGAACGCGCTAAATGTAGTGAACCTTGATTACTAA
- a CDS encoding divalent-cation tolerance protein CutA encodes MGPYIVCLVTIDDMDKASRIARKVVESKLAACVNIIPELRSIYSWQGRICDEREYLMIVKTRAELFDQLRDTVKQLHPYEVPEIIALDITQGLPEYLKWIDDSTT; translated from the coding sequence ATGGGTCCATACATCGTATGCCTTGTTACTATTGATGATATGGATAAGGCCTCGCGAATTGCACGAAAAGTTGTTGAAAGTAAATTGGCGGCCTGCGTTAATATCATACCGGAATTACGATCAATTTATAGCTGGCAAGGCCGCATCTGCGACGAACGCGAATATCTGATGATCGTAAAAACGCGAGCCGAACTGTTTGATCAACTCCGCGATACTGTTAAGCAACTCCATCCCTATGAGGTGCCGGAAATTATCGCGCTGGACATTACCCAAGGGTTGCCAGAGTACCTGAAATGGATCGATGATTCAACCACCTGA
- a CDS encoding CarD family transcriptional regulator, whose amino-acid sequence MFKVGDVVVYPNHGVARITGIKKERIGDSQQLCYILEAEIRGSNRRPLIILPVAKAEANGVRPIVDEEEVPRVIEILRTRGMKTDSQTWNRRHREYQEKMRTGSIFKAAEVYRDLCLLKETKDLSHGERKLFDQARSWLINELSIAKRIDASEIERTINQIFTKSIPSRPPDED is encoded by the coding sequence ATGTTCAAGGTCGGAGACGTAGTAGTTTATCCCAACCACGGGGTAGCACGAATTACCGGTATCAAAAAGGAGAGGATAGGGGACTCTCAACAGCTATGCTATATTTTAGAGGCAGAGATTAGAGGTTCCAACAGGAGACCGTTGATAATACTTCCCGTGGCCAAAGCAGAGGCCAACGGGGTGCGCCCGATTGTAGACGAGGAAGAAGTCCCCAGGGTAATAGAAATTCTGAGAACCAGAGGGATGAAAACCGATTCTCAGACTTGGAATAGAAGACATCGCGAATATCAGGAAAAAATGAGGACCGGCAGTATCTTTAAGGCAGCAGAAGTATACAGGGACCTGTGCTTGCTTAAGGAAACCAAGGACCTCTCCCACGGCGAACGCAAGCTCTTCGATCAAGCTAGATCTTGGCTGATAAACGAACTCTCTATTGCAAAGAGGATCGACGCGAGCGAGATAGAGCGTACTATCAATCAAATTTTCACAAAATCGATTCCTTCCAGACCCCCCGATGAGGATTAG
- the dnaA gene encoding chromosomal replication initiator protein DnaA, with product MDAIWPRCMDVLRSKVNEHTMSTWIEPIVCEDVSEGKITLSVPNNFFVAWLKDNHLKLIRESILEVTGNDYELYFKSRDDFARRTAQDGLSGAGNLMLQATSPSVISDEFALKHNLNPRYTFDSFVVGSYNRFAHAAALSVSENLGGNYNPFFIFGGVGLGKTHLLSSIGYTVLSRDRNKRISFATSEEFTNEMINALRFDRMVDFRNKYRNVDLLMIDDIQFLAGKERTQEEFFHTFNSIYEARKQIVITSDRFPNEISDMEHRLRSRFSWGLVADMGTPDLETKVAILKRKAFEDSLELPDEVAYFLAEQVDSNIRDLVGYLIRVIAMSTLQGIPLTKELAQLALREILHRHAKAITIDDIISHAAKAFNIKPADIKSKKKHKQFSLPRQVAMYLARELTELSYPEIGAAMGGKDHSTVIYGTRKVEKKMEQDHSLRNMVEGLKKNLRE from the coding sequence ATGGACGCAATCTGGCCGCGTTGCATGGACGTGCTACGGTCCAAGGTCAACGAACACACAATGTCTACTTGGATAGAGCCCATCGTATGCGAAGACGTTTCTGAAGGGAAAATCACGCTTTCGGTTCCCAATAATTTCTTCGTGGCTTGGCTAAAGGACAACCACCTTAAATTAATACGTGAATCAATACTCGAAGTTACCGGAAATGATTATGAACTTTATTTCAAGTCCCGGGACGACTTCGCTCGGCGGACCGCTCAGGATGGTCTCAGCGGAGCGGGAAATCTCATGCTTCAGGCTACGTCGCCCTCGGTAATCTCCGATGAATTTGCGCTTAAGCACAATTTAAACCCTCGATATACCTTCGATAGCTTTGTAGTTGGCAGCTACAATCGGTTTGCGCATGCCGCTGCTCTGTCTGTTTCCGAGAATCTAGGAGGCAACTACAATCCTTTTTTTATTTTTGGTGGAGTTGGCCTCGGAAAGACCCACTTATTAAGCTCCATTGGATATACTGTCCTGTCCAGGGACAGGAACAAGCGGATCTCCTTTGCCACCTCGGAAGAGTTCACCAACGAGATGATCAATGCATTGCGTTTTGACCGGATGGTGGATTTTCGCAATAAATACAGAAATGTAGACCTGCTGATGATCGATGACATCCAGTTCCTGGCGGGCAAAGAACGGACTCAGGAGGAGTTTTTTCATACCTTCAACAGCATATACGAGGCCAGAAAGCAAATAGTGATAACCTCCGACAGATTTCCCAATGAAATATCGGACATGGAACATAGACTGCGTTCTCGTTTCAGTTGGGGCCTGGTCGCTGATATGGGGACACCGGATCTGGAAACTAAGGTAGCTATTCTAAAAAGAAAGGCCTTTGAGGACTCTTTGGAGTTGCCGGATGAAGTGGCTTATTTCCTGGCCGAGCAGGTTGATTCAAATATTCGGGATCTTGTCGGATACTTGATTCGGGTTATTGCCATGAGCACCCTTCAAGGTATACCCCTGACCAAGGAATTGGCGCAGCTCGCCTTGAGGGAGATCCTGCACAGGCACGCTAAAGCTATCACCATAGATGACATCATCTCCCACGCAGCTAAGGCTTTCAACATAAAGCCGGCAGACATCAAATCCAAGAAGAAGCACAAACAGTTTTCCCTTCCCAGGCAGGTGGCGATGTATCTGGCCAGAGAACTGACCGAGCTTTCATACCCGGAGATCGGAGCGGCTATGGGAGGCAAAGACCACTCCACAGTCATATATGGCACCAGGAAAGTTGAAAAAAAAATGGAGCAGGATCATTCGCTCAGGAACATGGTGGAAGGACTGAAGAAGAATCTGCGAGAATGA
- a CDS encoding TRAM domain-containing protein encodes MALHLLRIWLRLDARTIVGGTIGIMTGAILGILVYSGLSQNIQQPEVSLAIYALVMVTFCLVGLQLGSSKAKEFTRKGDSRSTRREQTIGILDTSVIIDGRIADVCETGFLDGNLIIPQFVLKELQAIADSSESTKRTRGRRGLDILNKIQKQAFVKIIIDDTDYPSVKEVDQKLITMAKERGHAILTNDFNLNKVAEVHSIPVLNINQLANALKPIVLPGETMKVQIIKEGKEHAQGVAYLDDGTMVVIDNGRKYMGKTMEVTVTSVLQTTAGRMIFAVVKA; translated from the coding sequence ATGGCTTTACACCTACTCCGAATATGGTTGAGGCTCGACGCGCGTACGATAGTCGGCGGAACCATCGGAATCATGACAGGGGCCATTCTCGGCATCTTGGTTTACTCCGGCCTGTCACAGAATATCCAGCAGCCCGAGGTGTCATTGGCAATCTATGCCCTTGTAATGGTGACTTTTTGCCTCGTTGGCCTGCAATTGGGATCGTCAAAAGCCAAGGAGTTCACGAGAAAAGGAGACTCTCGCAGTACAAGGCGGGAGCAGACGATCGGGATCCTGGATACTTCGGTAATTATTGACGGCCGCATTGCCGATGTCTGTGAAACAGGGTTCCTGGACGGCAACTTGATAATTCCTCAATTCGTGCTGAAGGAACTCCAGGCCATTGCCGATTCCTCGGAATCCACCAAGAGGACCCGAGGCCGCCGGGGCCTGGATATACTGAACAAAATTCAGAAGCAGGCTTTTGTAAAGATAATAATTGACGATACAGATTATCCGTCTGTCAAGGAAGTGGATCAAAAGCTAATAACCATGGCAAAAGAGCGGGGTCATGCCATTTTGACCAATGACTTCAATCTGAACAAAGTGGCAGAAGTGCATTCCATCCCGGTCCTAAACATAAACCAACTGGCAAACGCTCTCAAACCCATAGTCCTTCCCGGCGAAACCATGAAGGTGCAAATCATCAAAGAAGGGAAGGAACACGCTCAAGGGGTGGCCTACCTGGATGACGGAACCATGGTCGTGATAGACAACGGCAGGAAATACATGGGAAAGACAATGGAGGTCACTGTCACCAGTGTCCTCCAAACCACAGCCGGACGAATGATTTTTGCCGTTGTCAAAGCATGA
- a CDS encoding O-antigen ligase family protein translates to MSLAEKAAWSFFFLTCVAVAFVQPYLFTVFGHEADVYGGLLCAVSLITALAAARSKGVALKPSHLTVSFILLLLAIISGAFSSTPLSSSARSFFLMSSGLGGFWCSQILLRNEVGKRVFMWLCVGILVGFLAISLLTYFVWGKTIHYLIDPNPRTLINRILLLSLGPIAMIGTRKPVTVILGILLVCLSYVALLLDAIGFNRFIHTMSIILLVAWLLVAVFGRWTKLQLALVLCSGVVVFITAVYVFSPIQSKLHTIMNDNRTKYRLENYEYSWHIVKQHPVIGIGLETPLSQFLWNYDSKLTRWPNRQFFYDMVKQINSPDNMYLAFMVYLGLPFLLLYLCALLGMLWKLLRIAWRPPPGFGFHPLAILIPVVASTMHFVDLDALLYGDINWYFHVLLGLVPAYGGSSK, encoded by the coding sequence ATGAGCTTAGCAGAGAAAGCAGCCTGGTCTTTCTTCTTCCTGACCTGTGTTGCAGTCGCCTTCGTACAACCTTATCTCTTCACCGTCTTTGGACATGAAGCCGATGTTTACGGAGGCCTGTTATGCGCGGTTAGCCTAATAACCGCGCTCGCGGCAGCACGTAGCAAAGGAGTAGCTCTCAAACCGTCCCACTTGACCGTGTCCTTTATTCTTTTGCTGCTGGCGATAATCAGTGGCGCATTCAGTTCTACCCCACTTTCTTCCTCGGCAAGGTCTTTCTTCCTAATGTCCTCTGGGCTGGGGGGATTTTGGTGTTCGCAGATATTGCTGCGTAACGAAGTCGGAAAACGGGTGTTCATGTGGCTTTGTGTGGGCATCCTGGTGGGTTTCCTCGCAATCAGTTTGCTCACCTATTTTGTGTGGGGAAAGACCATACATTATTTGATTGATCCTAATCCCAGGACACTTATCAATCGCATTCTGCTTCTTTCTCTCGGGCCGATTGCCATGATCGGCACACGGAAGCCGGTAACCGTCATTCTGGGTATCCTGCTGGTCTGTTTGAGTTACGTTGCCTTGTTGCTGGATGCCATCGGGTTTAACCGGTTCATCCACACAATGTCGATAATTTTGTTGGTAGCGTGGCTTCTGGTAGCGGTCTTCGGCCGGTGGACCAAATTGCAGCTCGCGCTGGTATTGTGCAGTGGAGTTGTGGTGTTTATTACGGCCGTGTATGTCTTTAGTCCTATTCAGTCGAAATTGCATACCATCATGAATGATAACCGGACCAAGTACAGACTGGAGAACTATGAATATTCATGGCATATCGTCAAACAGCATCCGGTGATAGGAATAGGGTTGGAGACACCACTAAGCCAGTTTCTGTGGAATTACGATTCAAAGCTTACTCGCTGGCCCAACCGCCAATTTTTTTACGACATGGTAAAGCAAATTAATAGTCCCGATAATATGTACCTGGCGTTTATGGTGTACCTCGGGTTGCCGTTTCTCCTTTTGTATCTTTGCGCCTTGCTGGGCATGCTTTGGAAGCTCTTGAGGATCGCGTGGCGGCCGCCGCCCGGTTTCGGGTTCCATCCACTGGCGATCCTCATCCCCGTGGTCGCTTCGACAATGCATTTCGTTGATTTGGATGCACTATTGTATGGCGACATCAATTGGTATTTTCATGTGTTGCTGGGCCTTGTTCCAGCCTACGGCGGTTCGAGCAAGTAG
- a CDS encoding ParA family protein — MGRVICVCNQKGGVGKTTTAVNLASCLALAEKRTLLIDMDPQANASSGLGIRLAQGEPSVYDLLLSRETHQRVVRETLLEYLQILPSSQDLIGAEIEFVGLQGRERMLLSAIVDITNYYDYIFIDCPPSLGFLTLNALVAADSVLVPIQCEYYALEGVGNLLKTIRRVQSAFNHSLHIEGFLLTMFDPRNNLSHQVVEDVQKNLASQVFATIIPRNVRLSESPSFGQPVVLYDITSRGAVSYLSLSKEIMDAEGDRKSKEAYCFGAGS, encoded by the coding sequence ATGGGACGCGTAATCTGCGTATGCAATCAAAAGGGTGGGGTGGGAAAAACCACCACCGCGGTTAACCTCGCCTCATGCCTCGCTCTCGCCGAAAAGCGTACCCTGCTCATTGACATGGATCCTCAGGCAAATGCGTCGAGCGGCCTGGGAATTCGTCTCGCTCAGGGGGAGCCTTCGGTTTACGACCTGCTTCTTTCCAGGGAGACTCATCAGCGGGTCGTGAGGGAAACCTTACTGGAATATTTGCAGATTCTACCGTCTTCTCAAGACCTTATTGGAGCCGAGATAGAGTTCGTGGGTCTGCAAGGCCGGGAACGGATGCTTCTCTCGGCAATTGTCGATATAACCAACTACTATGATTATATCTTTATAGACTGTCCCCCTTCGTTGGGGTTTTTGACCCTTAACGCTCTTGTGGCCGCGGATTCTGTTTTGGTTCCCATTCAGTGCGAGTATTATGCCTTAGAAGGGGTCGGGAATCTTTTGAAGACCATACGGCGGGTACAGTCCGCGTTCAATCATTCATTGCACATAGAGGGATTCCTCCTGACTATGTTTGATCCCCGCAATAATCTTAGTCATCAGGTAGTAGAGGATGTGCAGAAAAACTTGGCCTCCCAGGTTTTTGCGACCATAATCCCGAGAAATGTCAGATTGTCTGAATCTCCCAGTTTCGGCCAACCGGTGGTGCTTTATGACATCACTTCCAGAGGGGCCGTCAGCTACCTTTCCCTATCAAAGGAGATCATGGATGCAGAAGGTGATCGAAAATCCAAAGAGGCGTACTGCTTTGGGGCAGGGTCTTGA
- a CDS encoding ParB/RepB/Spo0J family partition protein: MQKVIENPKRRTALGQGLDALIPLDEPAVRKGSERGITYLPIDSLLANPHQPRRLFAEESLADLSQSIKERGVIQPLIVRPADGGAHEIVAGERRWRAARMAGFTTIPVIVRSMSDSESLEIALVENLQREDLNPLDTAEAYETLIKKFSYTHEVLAQRMGKDRTNITNYLRLLRLPDPIKDDLRQDRLSMGHARTLLAIDHLPTQLNLSRRVVNRKLSVRDLERIVQNYKVKQESKEKTASPKDHALAALETGLSRHLSTKVVIRTKQGNSGRLEIFFHSREELERLLESLGYSEDFS; the protein is encoded by the coding sequence ATGCAGAAGGTGATCGAAAATCCAAAGAGGCGTACTGCTTTGGGGCAGGGTCTTGATGCCCTGATTCCTCTTGACGAGCCGGCAGTTCGCAAGGGATCCGAGCGCGGTATAACCTATTTGCCCATTGATTCCCTTCTGGCTAATCCTCATCAGCCCCGGAGACTCTTCGCAGAGGAATCCCTCGCGGATCTGAGTCAGTCCATAAAAGAGCGCGGGGTGATTCAGCCATTAATAGTAAGACCTGCGGATGGCGGGGCCCATGAGATAGTGGCTGGCGAACGTCGTTGGCGCGCGGCCAGGATGGCCGGGTTCACGACCATCCCGGTAATCGTTCGGTCAATGTCCGACTCGGAATCACTCGAAATAGCTTTGGTGGAGAATCTTCAACGAGAAGACCTGAACCCGCTCGACACAGCGGAGGCCTACGAGACTTTGATAAAGAAGTTTTCGTACACCCACGAGGTGTTGGCGCAGCGAATGGGCAAGGACCGAACTAATATTACCAATTATCTTAGGCTATTAAGGCTTCCAGATCCCATAAAGGACGACCTGCGCCAAGACCGTCTGTCAATGGGGCACGCAAGAACCCTTCTAGCGATAGATCATCTGCCTACCCAGTTGAACCTCTCGCGAAGAGTAGTAAATCGGAAACTATCTGTCCGGGATCTTGAGAGAATAGTTCAAAACTACAAAGTCAAACAGGAGAGCAAGGAGAAAACCGCGTCTCCCAAGGATCACGCTCTGGCTGCATTGGAAACCGGGTTGTCCCGGCATCTCTCAACAAAAGTTGTCATACGAACAAAGCAAGGTAATTCCGGCAGGTTGGAAATATTTTTTCATTCCAGGGAAGAGCTTGAGCGGCTCCTTGAGTCGCTTGGTTATTCTGAAGATTTTTCTTGA
- the rsmG gene encoding 16S rRNA (guanine(527)-N(7))-methyltransferase RsmG yields MIQPPDKLDPAYVLAEGTRILQLQLTPEAFEAIFVYIDLLLQWRKRARLTSLDDPVRIAIFHFLDSLTVFKVLPRGHGFSLLDIGTGAGFPGIVMSIADPTLEVTLMDRDVRKIVFLKYAVKELRLTRVKFLNVQLRELLANPPESGFNFMVSRAFSSDAVLMDNLVPLISAGGSLVRMAGPASLRDDFSLKKYVLTDSWEGVLPFSNRFRRVLRYTVRQSTQASRE; encoded by the coding sequence ATGATTCAACCACCTGATAAGCTCGATCCCGCCTACGTGCTTGCCGAGGGGACTCGTATTTTACAGCTCCAGCTGACCCCCGAAGCATTCGAAGCAATCTTTGTATATATCGATCTTCTTCTCCAATGGCGTAAACGGGCTCGTCTTACCTCATTGGACGATCCGGTAAGAATAGCCATTTTTCATTTTCTCGATTCTCTGACCGTCTTCAAGGTCCTTCCGCGCGGTCATGGATTTAGTTTGCTGGACATAGGCACCGGCGCGGGCTTCCCCGGAATCGTTATGAGCATCGCGGACCCGACCCTGGAAGTCACTCTTATGGACCGAGATGTCAGAAAGATTGTCTTTTTGAAGTACGCGGTCAAGGAGCTAAGGCTTACGCGCGTCAAATTCCTGAATGTACAGCTCCGGGAATTGCTCGCTAATCCGCCGGAATCAGGCTTCAATTTTATGGTATCTCGCGCTTTCTCCTCCGATGCCGTCCTGATGGATAACCTGGTCCCTTTGATTTCCGCCGGAGGTTCTCTGGTCAGAATGGCCGGCCCTGCCTCGCTCAGGGACGATTTCTCTCTGAAGAAATATGTTTTGACCGATTCCTGGGAAGGAGTTTTACCTTTTTCCAACCGGTTTCGCAGGGTCCTGCGGTACACCGTCAGGCAATCTACTCAGGCTTCTCGGGAATAG